CAGGGTCCACCAGGCCTTCGATGGTCAGCTCCGGACGCACCAGTTGCTGCTCCGACACCACCTGGCGGACGATGTCGGTGACCGATGTTTCCTGCAGAGAGAACACGGGACCACCCTGCTCCAGCCGGGCATAGGTGAGAATTTCATCAATCAGCTCGTCCAGCTCCTGGATGTCTCCGTCGATTCCATCCAGCTGTTTCTGAAGAGCCTCCTGGTCCTGACAATCCTCAATCATCTGCACACCAAAACGGATCCTTGCCACCGGCGTGCGCAGCTCGTGGGAGACCGCATGGATCATTTCCCGCTGCACCTGTACCAGGCGCTGGATGTGCTCAGCCATGCCATTGAACGATACCGCCAGCCGGGTCACCAGCCGACTTTCCCCGGCTTCAACACGGGCACCCATTTCCCCACGGGCAATCCTAACCGCCACCGACTCCACCGCCCGGAGATTGCTGTCCACTTCCCGCAGCGCCAGAAACAGCGCGATGGCCAGCACGCCGCCCAGTACCAGGGCCACCAACAACAGCAGAGGCCAGGCCCAGGGGTTAAAGGGAGCGGGCATGTCAATCCGGAACAGTTCGCCGTCAGCAAGCTGGATCATCACCCGGCCGCGTCCGCTCTGCCCTTCCCGATAGAACGCCAGGCCCCGCTCAGCGACCTGTGCGAGCACCTCGGAATCCGGCAGCAGGCGGTCATCACCCACCGACTGAATGTCCACGTTCAGGGCCTCTGCCATCTGGCCGGCCACCTCCACCCGACCGGGCGGTGGCACCGAATCAAGATGCCAACGCAAGATGAGCCCCGTGGCTCTGGCAATATCGCGATAGGGGTCGGCAAGGCGCAACTCAAGAATGTCGCCGGAAACGCCGGCCACCAGCAAACGCAGGCCAACGTTGCTCTCGAGGCTTACCACCTGCCCGTACCCGAGGCGCTCGGCGACCACCGGGGACAGGTCGAACTGAGCGGCACTGCCCTCTCGAAGCTCCAACACCGCTCCGAGCCAGTGATACTGCTCCGCCGGTGCCGGAGCTGCCGCCAACCAGCGCATAAGCGGCTCGGGAAACCGTTCCTGCCAGTACTGCAGGCGAACAGAATTGATACCGGCAAACAGGGCAACGCACAGCAGTACCACCAGCGCGGTAACGCCTGCGAGACGGGCATAGAGCTTGAGGAAGAACTTCAGGGGCATGGCACCAACCCTGGCGGAGACCACCGGTGTGCGCTCAGGCCACACACCGGCTCCGGAGACAGAATCGTCAGGCTTCCTTCACAAACAGGTAGCCCTTACTGCGAACGGTCTTGATGCGCCGTGGATGGATCGGGTCGTCACCGATCTTGGGCCGGATCCGGGACACCCTGACGTCGATGGAGCGATCCTGGCCGTCATACTCGATTCCGCGCAGGGCAGTGAAAATCTCCTCCCGACTGAGCACCCGACCGGCGTTGCTCGCCAGCAACCAGAGCAAATCGAATTCAGCGCTGGTCAAATCGATACTCTCGTCGTTCAGCCAGGCCTCTCGCATGGAGCGATCAACCACCAGGTCATTGAACTGCAGACGCACGGGCTCTTCACCGCTGCCTTCATCGCCGGCACCCTGGCTGCCCTCAGTGACCCGGCGGAGCATGGCGCGGATGCGGGCCAACAGCACACGCGGCTTGACCGGTTTACCGATGTAATCATCGGCACCCATTTCAAGGCCGAGCACCTGGTCCAGGTCATCAGTGCGCGCGGTCAGCATGATAATGGGGCCGGAATAGAAGGGCCGGACCCTCCTGCAGATGGAAAGACCATCCTCGCCGGGCAGCATCAGATCAAGCACCACCAGATCCGGCTGCTCGTTGCGGATCCGCTCGACAGCGGGACCACCGTGGGTTTCGAGGGAAACCGTCAACCCGTTGCTTTCGAGGTACTCTCGGGTCAACTCAGCCAACCGCTCATCGTCTTCGACAATCAGAATTCGCCAACTTTCGTTCGTTTGTTCCACGCCGTCCATCTCTGATTTTGTTATTCCGGTTTCAGGTCATTCTGTGTTTCCGACCATACAGGCAACCTGCTGTAACAGCAATTATACATGCTATTCAGAAATATACATGGAACCGCTGCTTGGTTACACCCTGTGACACAGCGCCACCCGGCTCACTCCGACCTCCATGTCATACAGACGTCATTCCCCGGTCACCGGCCTGTCATACCGGCTTCATAGGCTTGTCGGCAAATGGAAACAAAAGAGACCGAGCCATGACCACACCCGCCGCAAACGCCCGCCGCAGTGCCCGTCGCCTCAAAACCGACCTGACCCGGTGCCCGCAGCAGGTTGAAGCCGCCCAGCGCCTGCGCTATCAGGTGTTCTCCGAGGAGTACGGCAGCGACCTCGGAGCCCGGACGCCCGGCCTCGACGCCGATGAGTTCGACAACGTCTGCGACCACCTGATCGTCACTGATCTCGATTCCGGACAATTGGTCGCCACCACCCGCATCCTGCACCAGGCGGATATTGGTGCCGTCAACCGCTTCTATTCGGCCAGCGAGTTCGATCTCACCCCCCTGCAGAACCTGCCCGGCACCATCGCCGAACTCGGACGCACCTGCGTGCATACGGATTACCGCAACGGCGCCACCATCAGCCTTTTGTGGTCCGCGGTGGCAGCTTACCTGATGGAACGCGACGTCGATTACATGATTGGCTGCGCCAGCATCAGCATGTCCGACGGCGGCCTGAAAGCCTGGCGCATTGCCCGGCACCTGCAGAATCAGTACCTGGCCGATCCCGCTCACCTGGTGGCCCCCTTGCGGGCGCTGCCCCACCTGACCCATGCCCGTGATACCGACCGTCCGGTGGAGGTTCCGGCCCTGATCCGGGCCTACATGCGCCTGGGCGCCAGGGTTTGCGGCGAACCGTGCTGGGATCCGGAGTTTCGCTGTGCCGATCTGCTGGTGCTGCTGGAAGTCAGCAAGCTGGCCGGCCGGTACAGCCGGCACTTCATGCGAACGGCTTCCTGAGCCAAATCCGGGAGAGGACCTGCCCCATGAGCTGGCTGCGACTGGTGTTCCGACTGACTGCGTTCGTGCTGTTCCTCGCGGCGACCTCCGGGCTGGCTATCGCACTGTGGATTATCGATCTGGTACGCACCACACCCATCAACCGGACACCCTGGGCTAACAGCTGTTTTCGCTGGGCCTGTCGCTGTCTGGGGCTGGAGATCCATCAGCATGGTACTCCGAGCGATACCACGGTTCTGTTTGTCAGCAATCACATCAGCTGGTCAGATATTCCGGTTCTCGGGAGCCTTGCCCCCATCCGCTTTCTGTCCAAGGCCGAGGTGGGCCGGTGGCCACTGATTGGCTGGCTGGCACGACAGGCGGGCACACTGTTCATCAAACGTGGCGGCGGCCAGGCGAGAAAGGTACGGGAGCGCATTGCGGACAATCTGCGAACCGGCGAGAGCGTGCTGGTTTTTCCCGAGGGCACCACCAGTGAGGGTCTGGCGGTACTGCCGTTCCATGGACTTTTGCTGGCGGCCGCGCCGGAAAGTGATACGCCGGTGCAGCCGGTCACCATCGCCTACCGCAGGGCGGGGAGACCCGACCACCTGGCCCCCTTCATCGGCCAGGACGAGTTCCACCGTCACCTGCTGCGCCTGTTACGCCAACCCGCGGCACGCGTCGACGTTATCTTCCATCCACCTATCAGTTTTCACGGGCCATCGCCGGTCGGCCCGAACACCGGCGCGTTGGCGGAACATGTCAGGGAAACCGTCAGCGAGGGCCTGGCCAGAATCCATGAGGGCAAGCTTGACCAGGAGAACACCGATACATTCAGAACAGAGGCCGACCCTGGGCAATCTCGTCGTCGGTCGCTTCCCGCCGGCCAACAATCTCCAGATCAAAGTACAGGGTAAAGCCCGCCAGCGGGTGGTTGGCGTCCACCTTCACCAGGTTGCCGTCAATGCCCACCACCTGCACCACCTGGGCGTCATCGCCGGTATTGGTCTGGAATTTCATGCCGACCTGGAGATTCTCGACTCCCTCGAAGAGCGAGCGCGGAACTTTTCGCACCAGATCCTCCCGGTGCTCGCCGTAGGCCATCTCTGGCGGCACGGTTACTTCCAGACAGTCGCCGACGTTGCGGTCTTTCACGGCCTTCTGGATGCCCTCGATGATCTCGGGAGTGCCATAGAGGAAGTGCAGCGGCTCGCTGCCCTCCGAGGTATCCACCAGCTCGCCGATCCGATTTTTAAGGACGTAATGGACGGTAAAAACGTCGGGTCTTGTGTCTGAAGCAGTCATCAGGTTGTCGAGTTTCCTGTATCCGAAGATGTATCGAGTTGCTGAAGGCCATGTATGACCAGTCGCTGATCGAGCCGGTCTCGCAGACTCGCGGGATTCAGCAATCCCATGCGCTCAAGCAGGGATCGGTATCGGTTGTCCTCATCCCTTGCCCGCAGGGCCTGCCAAAGAGTGGACAGTTTACCACGACGGGTGGCGGTTGCGGCCTTCAAGGCCTTAAGGGCTTTCCCTAACCGGAGTTCCTCTTCGGTGAAATCGCAGCCGAACGGAAAGGCCGGGAAGCTGCCCTCACCAGCCTCGGCGATGGCACGACGCACCGCAGCGGGCGTGTTGTTGCACCAGTGCGAGGGTAGCCGGAACGCCGGATCCACCTTGCCCGCCTTCTGCGCCCGGGCCAGTAATTCCGGCTGGAAGCGGGAGTCCGCAATGCGGATCAGTCGCAGGTAGACCTGCTCATCGCACTGCCCCCGGAGATCCGCAACACCATATTCGGTCACCACGATGTCCCGCAAATGCCGGGGTATCGTGCAATGGCCGTAATTGAACACGATATTGGACAGCACTTTGCCGTGCGCATTCCGGGTACTGCGCAGGGTCAGGATGGAGCGGGCTCCCGGCAGCTCGTGAGCCATGGCCACGAAGTTGTACTGCCCCCCCACGCCACTGACAACCCTTCCGTCATCCAGGCCGTCGGATACTCCGGCGCCGTTGAGGGTGTACATCATGGCCGAGTTGATAAAACGGGCAGACACCCGCTGCGCTGCCTTGAGTTTCTGGTCACCGAACGGGTGATCGTAGAGCTGATTGATGAAATTGACGCTGGTCATGCAGATGCGGGCGCGCTGGTGTTCGCTGAGCTCCCTGAGGTACTGGTAAAAACGCTCCGGCCCCACGTAAAACCCGCCATGCAGGACAATGCCGCCGGTCAGGCGCTCTCCGAGCATCAGGGCCTCGATGATTTCCCGGGCCTCGGCGTCGTCCAGGTCACCCTCCACCGAGTGACTTCTTAGACATAGCCGGCCACCCTTGAATTCTACCTCGTCCCCGAGAATGCCGTGCCGGACCAGCCAGCGAACGTCCCGGGCCCTGAGCGGATTGTCAATCAACTTTTCCTGCCGCAGGGTATCCAGGGTTTCCAGGGACACCTTCGACGTCAGTTCACCGCGGTTCATCAACGACTGAAGCCCGGCATGCTCGAACACCTCCCGGGTAAGGATGCCTTCCTGCATCAGGTACAGAAAGCCATCAACCATCATCTCGCTGCAGCCGTACAAGCCTTTCTCAAACGGCTCGGTACCGCCGTCTTCAGCGACTACCGGAAACTGCTCGTCGACCCGAAGATGATCGAACACCTTTCGCCAGGTGTCGTTATGCTTGTGACGCATGATGGCACTATGCACCAGCGCGGCGCCGAGCGATCCGATACCGACCTGGAGCGTGCCGCCGTCCTTCAACAGCGCACTGGCGTAGAACCCGATCAGGTGATCCTCCGGGCTCACCGCCATTTCAGGGGCGGAGAAAAGAGGGTAGTCCGATGACGGCTGTTCAAAAACAATATCGAAGCGGTCCGCATCGACCGCAGCATGATTCCCGAACCAGGGGAGACTCTCATTGAGCTCGGCGACCAGAGCGACGGGGGTACCGTTAGCCTCCCGCTCTCGCAGGCGCGGAATGAGATCGAGTGTGAGGTCGGGATTACAGCTCAGGCTAACGAGCCCCGGTTGGCCGTGAGCGGTGCCAGGCGCCACCATCTGGGCGACCACGTTCACCCCCTGAGCCATCAGATCGCGCACGGCATGGGTGTAGTTGGTGCACACATAGTGGCGTTGCTGGGCCCGATTGTTCAGAAAGCTGCCGGCCTTGAAAAAGAATTCCGAGACCCGAATGTTCCCGGGCAACCGCCCTTCCGACACGTCCCGTGCGTAGGCGAGCTCCGGAATCGGGCCATACAATCGTTCGGCGAAGGGCCCCATGAATCGCCGCTCCAGTGACGAGTTGCCTCTCGGCGCCAGCAGAGACAGTGCGGTGACGATGTGCAGTTGAATGCCCGGATCGTCTTTGGCTCTCTGGTACAGCGCATTAACAAACCGGACCGGTTTGCCCAGCCC
The sequence above is drawn from the Marinobacter gudaonensis genome and encodes:
- a CDS encoding ATP-binding protein, with the protein product MWPERTPVVSARVGAMPLKFFLKLYARLAGVTALVVLLCVALFAGINSVRLQYWQERFPEPLMRWLAAAPAPAEQYHWLGAVLELREGSAAQFDLSPVVAERLGYGQVVSLESNVGLRLLVAGVSGDILELRLADPYRDIARATGLILRWHLDSVPPPGRVEVAGQMAEALNVDIQSVGDDRLLPDSEVLAQVAERGLAFYREGQSGRGRVMIQLADGELFRIDMPAPFNPWAWPLLLLVALVLGGVLAIALFLALREVDSNLRAVESVAVRIARGEMGARVEAGESRLVTRLAVSFNGMAEHIQRLVQVQREMIHAVSHELRTPVARIRFGVQMIEDCQDQEALQKQLDGIDGDIQELDELIDEILTYARLEQGGPVFSLQETSVTDIVRQVVSEQQLVRPELTIEGLVDPESERWSMSDIEPRYIHRAIQNLVGNAGRYAAGKVRVTCHCDEDNCRIDVEDDGPGIPEADWEKVFTAFARLDDSRTRTSGGYGLGLSIVRRILYWHGGHAFVGRSDTLGGARFSLVWPRKKPLEAVL
- a CDS encoding response regulator, which encodes MDGVEQTNESWRILIVEDDERLAELTREYLESNGLTVSLETHGGPAVERIRNEQPDLVVLDLMLPGEDGLSICRRVRPFYSGPIIMLTARTDDLDQVLGLEMGADDYIGKPVKPRVLLARIRAMLRRVTEGSQGAGDEGSGEEPVRLQFNDLVVDRSMREAWLNDESIDLTSAEFDLLWLLASNAGRVLSREEIFTALRGIEYDGQDRSIDVRVSRIRPKIGDDPIHPRRIKTVRSKGYLFVKEA
- a CDS encoding GNAT family N-acetyltransferase, which translates into the protein MTTPAANARRSARRLKTDLTRCPQQVEAAQRLRYQVFSEEYGSDLGARTPGLDADEFDNVCDHLIVTDLDSGQLVATTRILHQADIGAVNRFYSASEFDLTPLQNLPGTIAELGRTCVHTDYRNGATISLLWSAVAAYLMERDVDYMIGCASISMSDGGLKAWRIARHLQNQYLADPAHLVAPLRALPHLTHARDTDRPVEVPALIRAYMRLGARVCGEPCWDPEFRCADLLVLLEVSKLAGRYSRHFMRTAS
- a CDS encoding lysophospholipid acyltransferase family protein, which gives rise to MSWLRLVFRLTAFVLFLAATSGLAIALWIIDLVRTTPINRTPWANSCFRWACRCLGLEIHQHGTPSDTTVLFVSNHISWSDIPVLGSLAPIRFLSKAEVGRWPLIGWLARQAGTLFIKRGGGQARKVRERIADNLRTGESVLVFPEGTTSEGLAVLPFHGLLLAAAPESDTPVQPVTIAYRRAGRPDHLAPFIGQDEFHRHLLRLLRQPAARVDVIFHPPISFHGPSPVGPNTGALAEHVRETVSEGLARIHEGKLDQENTDTFRTEADPGQSRRRSLPAGQQSPDQSTG
- a CDS encoding FKBP-type peptidyl-prolyl cis-trans isomerase; protein product: MTASDTRPDVFTVHYVLKNRIGELVDTSEGSEPLHFLYGTPEIIEGIQKAVKDRNVGDCLEVTVPPEMAYGEHREDLVRKVPRSLFEGVENLQVGMKFQTNTGDDAQVVQVVGIDGNLVKVDANHPLAGFTLYFDLEIVGRREATDDEIAQGRPLF
- a CDS encoding acetyl-CoA hydrolase/transferase C-terminal domain-containing protein, which translates into the protein MSGDRGQVSNDVNACVDEVIRRVGKNITLGLPLGLGKPVRFVNALYQRAKDDPGIQLHIVTALSLLAPRGNSSLERRFMGPFAERLYGPIPELAYARDVSEGRLPGNIRVSEFFFKAGSFLNNRAQQRHYVCTNYTHAVRDLMAQGVNVVAQMVAPGTAHGQPGLVSLSCNPDLTLDLIPRLREREANGTPVALVAELNESLPWFGNHAAVDADRFDIVFEQPSSDYPLFSAPEMAVSPEDHLIGFYASALLKDGGTLQVGIGSLGAALVHSAIMRHKHNDTWRKVFDHLRVDEQFPVVAEDGGTEPFEKGLYGCSEMMVDGFLYLMQEGILTREVFEHAGLQSLMNRGELTSKVSLETLDTLRQEKLIDNPLRARDVRWLVRHGILGDEVEFKGGRLCLRSHSVEGDLDDAEAREIIEALMLGERLTGGIVLHGGFYVGPERFYQYLRELSEHQRARICMTSVNFINQLYDHPFGDQKLKAAQRVSARFINSAMMYTLNGAGVSDGLDDGRVVSGVGGQYNFVAMAHELPGARSILTLRSTRNAHGKVLSNIVFNYGHCTIPRHLRDIVVTEYGVADLRGQCDEQVYLRLIRIADSRFQPELLARAQKAGKVDPAFRLPSHWCNNTPAAVRRAIAEAGEGSFPAFPFGCDFTEEELRLGKALKALKAATATRRGKLSTLWQALRARDEDNRYRSLLERMGLLNPASLRDRLDQRLVIHGLQQLDTSSDTGNSTT